The Stenotrophomonas indicatrix DNA segment AGGGCCTGCTGGGCGCCAGCTACTACGCTGCGCACCCGCTGGCGCCGCTGGACAAGACGGCTGCTGTGCTGAACATCGAGATGTTCAGTCCGGATGGTGCCACCCGTGACATCGCGTCGTGGGGCAAGGGCCGGGTGTCGCTGGAAGGCGACCTGGAACGCGTGGCCAAGGCCCGTGGCCGCAGCTACAGCCCGGATCCGAACCTGGAAGCCGGCTTCTTCTACCGTGCCGACCACTTCGCCTTCGCCCGCTTGGGCGTGCCGGCGATCACCATCGGCCCGGGCCTGGACAAGCTGGACGGCGGTGTCGACGCTGGCCGTGCGCTGCGCGAAAAGTACTTCGCCGACTGCTACCACCAGGCCTGCGATGCGTGGACGCCTAGCTGGGACCCGGCAGGTCACGCGGCCGATACCCTGCTGGTCTACGACCTGGGCGCCGAGCTGGCCAACAGCCGTCGCTGGCCGCAGTGGGAAAAGGAATCGGAATTCCACGGCGCCCGCGAGAAGAGCGAAGCCGCCCGCCGGTAAGCGCACGGCAATGCCGGCCTCTGCTGGCCGACAACCTCTGAACGCACGGGTAGTGCCGGCCGCTGGCCGGCAACCTCATGAACCTTCCGAAGGGATGCGCAGTTGCCGGCCAGCGGCCGGCACTACCACGTCCTCAGCCGTGCTGCCGCTGCAGCGTCCAGGCGGAAAACAAAACGGCCACCGGCATTGCACCGGTGGCCGCGATCACTACGGCGCGCTTACTTGCGAGTGCCGTCGAGCCAGTTGGGGCCCTTGTTGGTGAGGAAGAACACATAGACCACCAACGATACCGCGATCGTTGCGGTGACGTAGATGGCGAACCAGTCCACGTGGCCGGTCTTCAATGCGCCCTGGTACAGCAGCGGCGCGGTGCCGCCGAACAGCGAGTTGGCCAATGCATAGCCGAAGCCCACGCCCAGCGCACGTATGTGGGTGGGGAACAGCTCTGCCTTCACCACGGCATTGATGGAGGTGTAGCCGGTGAGGATGACAAAGCCCAGTGCCAGGGTAAGGAAGGCGAGGGTGGCATCGTGCTGGTGCGGCAGCTGGGTGATCAGGTACCAGCTGTACAGCACACCGCCCACGCCGAAGAACACCAGCAGGCTCTTGCGGCCGATGATGTCCGACAGCCAACCGCCCACCGGCTGCAACACCATCAGGAAGGCCAACACACCCAGGTTGATCAGCGTGCCGGTCATCGGATCGTTGCCGGCGAACGCACTCTGGATCATCTTCGGGCCGTTCACCGAATAGGTGTAGAAGGCGATGGTGCCACCGGCGGTGATCAGGAAGCACAGCAGCAGCGGACGCCACTGGTGTACGAACAGTTCGTACATCGAGCCGGACTTCTTGTCCTTGCCCTCGCGCGCGGCTTCGATGGAGGATTCCGACAGCGACTCGTCCATGCCACGGCGCAGCCAGAACACGACCACGGCGGCGATGCCACCGATGCCGAAGGCGATGCGCCAGCCCCACTCGGAGATTTCCGGCTTGGCCCAGAACGTCAGCATCACGAGCAGGGTCAGCTGGGCCAGCACGTGGCCGCCTACCAGGGTGACGTAGTGGAACGAGGACAGGAAGCCGCGGCGACCGGGAATGGCGGCCTCTGACATGTACGTGGCGCTGGCACCGTACTCGCCACCGGTGGCGAAGCCCTGCAGCAGACGCGCGAACAACAGGATGATCGCCGCCCAGATGCCGATGCTGGCAGCAGTGGGGGTGATGGCGATGATGAACGAGCAGAAGGCCATCAGCGTGACCGACACGGTCAACGCCAGGCGACGGCCATGACGGTCCGCGAAGCGGCCGAAGAACCATGCGCCGATCGGGCGCATCAGGAAGGTCGCGGCGAAGATCGCCCACACGTACATCGTGGAGTTCTTGTCATCCGGTGAGAAGAACTGCGATTCGAAGTACACGGCGAACACCGAGTACACGTAGACGTCGTACCACTCCACCAGATTGCCGGCGGAGCCTTTGAGGGTGTTGGAGATGGAACGCCGCAGTGCGGCGCCGTCGGTACTTGGGACAGCGGATTGGGACGTGGTGCTCATCCGGGTGGGGATCCTCGATGCGGTGCGTCCATGCGGGAAAGATCGGTGCCAGGGGAGCGCACTGCGCTGCCGGCCAGCCTCCTGGGTACTGCATCCCACGTCAACGCCGGGTGCCGGAAGGGCGGGCGGGACATGGATGGATGACAGCGTGCCACCACATGGGCTGCCGGACCATAACCAAAACGTCCTAAAATCCGTCTTCCCCCGGCTCCCTGGTGTGTCATGTCGGCTCCCCCCGTTCCGTCTGCGGCTGCCCCCCGGGGTGGCCTTGTCGCGTTGGCGCTGCTGCTGGTCTACGTGGTCTGGGGCTCGACCTACCTGGGTATCGCCAAGGCCCTGCATGGCGGCGCGCTGCCACTGACGATGGTCTCCGGCAGCCGGTTCATCATTGCCGGCGGCCTGATGTACCTGGCGCTGCGCCTGTTCTGGAAGATGCCCAGGCCCACCCTGCGGCAGTGGCGCAACCTGGCCATCATGGGCGTGACCATGCTGGTGCTGGGCAACGGCATGGTGGTGCTGGCCGAGCGCGAGGTGTCATCCGGCCTGGCCGCCACGGCGGTGGCCTCGGTGCCGCTGTGGATGGCATTGTTCTCCGCACTGCGCGGCCAGCACGCCAGCAAGGGTGAATGGCTGGGCATCGCCGTCGGCTTCGTCGGCGTGGTCTGGCTCAACGCGGGCAGCAGCCTGGCTGCCTCGCCCAGCGGGCTGGTGCTGCTGTTGATCGCGCCGGTCGGCTGGGCGTTCGGTTCGGTGTGGGCACGCGGGCAGGACCTGCCGGGCCCGTTCATGACGGCCGCCGGGCAGATGATCTGCGGTGGTGTGCTGCTGGTGCTGATCGGCCTGATCGTCGGCGAGCGCCCCACCACCCTGCCTGATACCGGTGGCCTGCTGGCGATGGCCTATCTGTGCGTGTTTGGTTCGATCGTGGCGTTCACCGCCTACGTCTGGCTGCTGCAGAACGTGCGCCCGGCGCTGGCCGGCAGCTATGCGTACGTCAATCCGGTGATTGCGGTGCTGCTGGGGGCGGCGTTGAACGGCGAACGTTTCGGCTGGCGCGACTTCCTGGCCATGGCAGTGATACTTCTGGGTGTGGTGGTACTGACGATGGCAAGGACACGCAAGCGATGAGCATGGACGAGAAAGAACAACGCCGGGGCCTGCTGGTCACCGCGTCCACCTTCGTGCTGTGGGGGCTGGTGCCGGTCTACTGGCATCTGCTGAACGAAGTGCCGTCGTTCCAGATCATCGCCCACCGCATCATCTGGAGCACGGTGCTGGTGGTGGCCTGGCTGCTGATCGCCTCACGGCTGGGCTGGTGGAAGAAGATCGCCGCGCAGCCGCGCGCGCTGCCGATCCTGGCGGTGTCGAGCCTGACCATCGCCTTCAACTGGGGCCTGTACATCTGGGCGGTCAACGCAGGGCATGTGATCGAGACCAGCCTGGGCTACTTCATCAACCCGCTGGTGAACGTGCTGCTGGGCGTGCTGGTGCTGAAAGAGCGCCTGCGCCGCGTGCAATGGGTGGCCGTGGCCATCGCTGCGGTGGGCGTGGCCTGGTTGACCATCGATGCGGGTACGCCGCCGTGGATCGCGCTGGGCCTGGCCTGCTCGTTCGGGCTGTACGGCCTGCTGCGCAAGCTGGTGTCGGTCGACCCAGTGGCGGGGCTGGGCGTGGAAAGCCTGTACCTGTTCCTGCCGGCGCTGGGCTTTGCGCTGTGGGCCGAGAACGGCCATGGCGGCGGCTTCATCGGTGGCTGGGGCTGGGGCAACGATCTGTTGTTGATCTTCGGTGGCGTGGTCACGGCGGTGCCGCTGATCGGTTTCGCCTACGGGGTGAAGCGCATTCCGCTGTCGCTGGTCGGCATCCTGCAGTACATCGCGCCGAGCCTGCAGCTGCTGCTGGGCGTGTTCTTCTTCCACGAGGCCTTCGACACCGGCAAGGCGATCGGCTTTGCGGCGATCTGGGCCGGGTTGATCCTGTTCGTCGCAGACAACGTGCGTGCGATGCGCGCGGCGCGGGCTCGGATCCCTGCGCAACGCGGAGGGCTCTGACCCCGAACCCTGGAAAAGCGATGGGGTCAGAGCCCTTCGCGGAGCGAAGGGATCCGACCCCGCAAAAAAAGAACGGCGCCCCGAGGAGCGCCGTTCTGCTTCCATCCACGGCCAGGAGAGAGTTGGCCGGGGCGGGAACGCGGTTGCAGGCTCAGAAGCGCTGCTGGTACTTCATGTACATGAAACGACCGATGTCGAAGCCACCGTAGTAGGTGAAGCTGCTGTTCGGCTGGCTGTACATGATCGGACCCTGGTGGTCGAACACGTTGTTCAGGCCCAGCGACACGGTGCCATCCCACGGCAGGCTGTAACGCACCTGCAGGTCGTGGAAGGTGTTGGAACCCACCTTGCGGCTCGGCTGTGCATCGGTATACGGCGAGGAGAAGTCGGCCATGTTGCAGTCCGGGCCACCGCCCAGATCGTACGAGCAGGCTTCCTTCATGCCCGAGTAGTAACGGGCGGTCCAACCGATGCCCAGGTTGCCGTACTGCCAATCCAGGTTGACGGTCGAACGCACGCGGAAGTCGCCGGCCCAGCCCACGCGCTGTTCCACCGGGGTGGTGGCGGCGCTGTCGTTGCGCCGCTCCAGGTAGTCGGTGTAGGTGGTGTTCCAGTTGATGGCGAACTTGCCGTACGCGGTTTCCGGCAGGCGGTAACGCACACCGATGTCATAGCCGGCGGTTTCGCGGTAGCCGGCGTTGACCAGCGAGCGATCCAGCGCCGAAACCTGGCCACGGGTGGCCGCAGCGGTGGAACGGGTGAAGCGACCGCAGGCCGAATCCACGCCCTGCACGTAGCACTGGTTGAGGATGTCGGTGGCCGACTCGCCCACGATGGCGTTGTCGATGCGGATCTTCCACCAGTCCAGGCTGACGTCCAGGCCCTGCACGAATTCCGGGCTGTAGACCAGGCCGACGGTCCAGGTCTTGGCGGTTTCCGGCTTCAGTTCCGGGTTGGAGCCGGAGTTGAAATCGGAGGTGGCCTGCTGGCCCGGGCGGTTGGCAAGGTTGCCGTCCGAACCGGTCTGCTGACGGAAGTTGGCGGGCACGTTCAGCGCCTGGCAACGTGCCGCCACGGTCGGGCTGCTGGCGGCGATGCCGAACTTCGTATCACACGGATCGGTGAACGAATCGCGGCTGGACACTGCGCCGCCGTAGAGATCGTCCACGGTCGGTGCACGGAAGCCGGTGCCGTAGGTGGCGCGCACCAGCAGGCTGTCGATCGGCTTCCACTTCAGGCCGAACTTGCTGTTGGTGGTCGAGCCGAAGGTGTTGTAGTCGGTGTAGCGACCGGCCAGGTCCAGTGACAGCTCGCGGGCGAAGGCCATGTCGGCCAGCAGCGGCACCTGCATTTCCAGGTAGACCTCGTTGAGCGAGTAGTCGCCACGGGTCGGCTGGCCGGTGGTACCGGCGATCTGGCCCTTCTGCACCATCAGGTCGGGGGTGTAGCTGGCTTCTTCGCTGCGGTGCTCGAAGCCCATCGCGCCCATGATGTCACCGGCCGGCAGGGTGAACAGCGAGCCGGAGATGTTGGCGCTGGCGACCTTGGTGGTGCTGCGCATCTTGTCGACGAAGCGGGTGAACAGGTAGTCCTGCACGTCCTGGTTGCCCAGCGAGCCCGGGCCGGTGTAGCCCATCGGCGCAGCCGGATTCCACGGCACGCAGCCGGCCATCACCGCACCCGGCGTACCGCAGCGGGCCACGTCGCCGTCCATGAAGGACGGACCGACGGCCAGGTTGACGTTCGGCTGGTACATGCTGCCGGTGCCAACGCGCTCGCCTTCATTGCGGTTGTACATGTAGCTGACGTTCCAGTCCCAGTAGCGCGAACCGGTTTCGAAGCTGCCTTCCAGGCCGAGGCTGGCACGCTTGGTTTCCAGCGTGTTCTCGGTACCGCGCGGCAGCTCTTCGGTGCGGTGCGAGAACAGCACGTCCTGGCCCCACTTGTTGAAGGTGCTGTCCTTGGACAACGCAGCGCGGGTGCCGTTGCGGGACTGCGCAGCCGAGACCGAATACGGGTAGCCGGCCAGGTGCTTGGTCGACTCGCGCTTGCTGTACAGCGCGTCGGCGACGATGCGCAGGTTGTCGGTGATCGAGAAGCCGCCGTTGGCGAACACCGAGGTGCGCTCCAGGCCGCTCAGCAGGCTCATGTTGGTCTTGGCGTTGGCGCCGTCGGCCGGGTTCGGCGTGTGGAAGTTGCCAGCGCTGCTCGGGTCGCCGCCCGGGCCGACGGTCAGCGGCTTGCCACCGACGGTGACGGTACCCCACTGGGTGGTCGGGCTCAGCGCGTCGACGTCGTCGGCATGGCGCGGGCCGCCCGGGTAGCGGCTGAACTCGCGCGCATCGCCAAGGATTTCGTCTTCCTTGGTGCGCTCGGCGCCGACGCTGAACCAGCCGCGGTCGAAGGTCTTGCCGAAGGTAGCGCTGTAGGAGCGCTTCTGGCCGTCGCCTTCACCGTACTGGCCGACATAGACGCTGGCTTCGCCACCGTCGAAGTTCTTGCGGGTGATGATGTTGACCACGCCGGCGATGGCGTCCGAGCCGTACAGCGCCGAGGCGCCATCGGTCAGCACTTCCACGCGCTCGACGATGGCGGACGGAATCGAGGCCAGGTCGGAGTAACCGCCGGCGCTGACGCCCATGCGGCGGCCGTCGATCAGCACCAGGCTGCGTTCCGGGCCGAGGTTGCGCAGGCTGACATACATGCCGCCGAAATCGCGCGAGGAGCTCAGTGAGGACGAACGGCTCAGGCTCGGTGAGCCGGCTGCAGTAACGTCCTGCAGGATGTCGGCAACGTTGACGTAGCCCTTCTTCTCGATATCGGCGCGGTTGAGTGACACCACCGGCTGCGCGGTCTCGACACTGGCCTGGCGGATGCGCGAGCCGGTGATCTCGATGCGGTCGAGGTTGGTGGGGGTATCGCCGGCTTCCTGTGCGAAAGCGGGCGTGGTGCAGCTGGCGGCCAGCGCGATGACGATCGCGTTGCGCAGCGGGGTGGTCTTCAGGGACATCCGTGAAATCTCGTGTTTCAGAAAAAACATGCGTCCGTTCTATGGACGCGTGGGGTGCTGCAAACCAACGTGGGGGCCGGATTCTAGAGTGTTTTCATTGGTAACTGTTTGTCCGCGCGCGCTGTAACGCCGCGAAAATGAATCGCAACCAACAATCCACAGGTGCACTGTGCGCAACGTCACGCGCGTTGCGCATGCGATGGGCAGAGGCATCGATAGCGGCGGTGTTTGCGCAATCTGTAATCGTTGTTGTGTGCGTACACGCATCCATCCACGCATGGCGTGGATCTGCTGGATCCCGCACGCGCCAGATCGGTAGATCCACGCCATGCGTGGATGGCGCGCAAACAAAAAAAGGGACGGAGCCTTCGCTCCGTCCCCTGCAGGATGCGCGTTGTATCGCTGCGTGATGCTCAGGTCTCGCGCAGCGCCGTGGTGATCGGCAGCCGTGCCGCACGCAGCGCCGGGAACAATCCACCGACCAGGCCGATGCCCAGCGCCCACTTCAGCCCGCTCCACAGCAGTTCCGGCGATACATGGAACTTGAACACCACCGCGCTGAAATTGCTGCCGATGGTGGACACGCTGTAGCCGTTGAACAGCAGCCATGCCACCGCACAGCCGAGCAGGCCACCGAGCAGGGCCAGCAGCATGGTTTCCAGCAACACCGCAGTCACCACCGGCAGGCCACGGAAGCCGATCGCACGCATGGTGGCGATCTCGCGTGCACGCGTGGCCACGGCGGCATACATGGTGTTGAGCGCGCCGAACACCGCACCCACCGCCATGATGGTGCCGATCACCTTGCCGAGGATGTCGATCAGCTTGGTCAGACCGCCACCCTGCTTGCTGTAGTAGACGCGGGTGGTTTCCACGTCCAGCTTCAGGCGCGGATCGGCGGCGACGGCGGCCTTGAACTGCTCGAAGCCGGCCTTGCCGTCGGTGCGCACGCTGATCGACTGCCAGGCACTGCGCTGGTAGGTGGTGGCCAGCGTGTCGGCGTCGGTCCACAGTTCCGAATCATGCGCATCGCCGGTGGCGAACACGCCCACGACGGTCCACGTCTGGTTGCCCAGGGTGAGCGTCTTGCCAACGTCCATGTCGCGGAACTGGCTCTTGGCGCCCTGGCCGACCACGATCTCACGCAGTCCGGCGGCGAACCGGCGGCCTTCGACGATCTTGACCTTGTCATGCACGGCCCACGCCTGCGGGCCGACACCGCGGAACTGCGCGTTGACGTCGGTGCCATCGGCCTTGGACACCAGGTTGACCACCTGCGAGAGCTCCGGCGACAGCAGCGGCCGCCCCTGCGCATCGCGGCTGATGCCGGGCAGGGTGGACAGCGTGGGCACCTGTTCGCGGGTGATGACCGAGTTGGTTTCGGCCTGCGAGCCGCCGCGCAGCACGATCGCGGTGGTGTCATTGCCGGTGTTGTTCAACGTGGCCTGGAAGCCTTCACCCATCGCCAGCATGGCCACCAGCACGCCGACCACGCCGGCGATGCCGACCACGATCACCGAGGACGCACCCCAGCGCTGCGGCAGGCTGGCAACACCGATGCGGGTGGCGGCCAGCGCCAGCCGGCCACTGCGAGTGAGCGCCAGCCACAGCCCCAGCAGTACCGCGATGGCAGCGACGCCGATCCACGGCAGGCCGATCCAAACCACCAGGCCAACGACCAGCAACAGCACGGTCACCGCGTTTCCCAGCCACTTCTTGAGCTTGTTCATGTCGGTGTCCTCTTCAGCGGCCGGCGAGCGCGTCGACGATCTTCAGGCGCTTGGCGCGCAGTGCGGGCAGCAGCCCGACCACGATGCCGATCACCACGATCAGGACGATGCCCACCAGCCAGGTCGGCGTCGGTACGTGCGGCGGCAGCATGCCCATGCTCTTGGGGCTGATGGCCGGCAGGATCAGCGCCGCCAGGCCCATGCCGATCAGTCCGCCGAGGCCGATCAGCAGCACCGATTCGACCATCACCAGGGTCAGCACCGTGCTGTCCTTGAAGCCCAGCGTCTTCAGCGTCGCCAGTTCCGGAACGCGCTCGCGCACCGCCTGGGCCATGGTGTTGCCGGTCAACAGCAGCAGGGTGAAGAACACCGCACCCATGATCGAGGTGACGATCATGCCGATGTCGGCGAACTGCTTGACGAACGCCTGCTGGAACGCCGATTCGGTCTGGGTCTTGGTTTCGTGGTCGGAGTTGGCCGAGATCGCATCGATGGCCTGTGCCACCCGCGACGACTGCTCCGGGTTGTCCAGCGTCACCGTGTACCAGCTCACCTGGTTCTTGATGTAGTCGTTGGATTCATCGAAGTACTTCCAGTTCATCATCAACTGGCGTTCTTCGTTGGCTGCCAACGCGCGATCCTTCGAGCGGTAGATACCCTTCAGTTCCAGCGGCCAGTCGTTGCTGCCGCCACGCGGGAAGATGGTGGCCTGCAGCGGGATGGTGTCGCCGACCTTCCAGCCGAACTGCTTGGCCAGCGTCTCGCCGACGATCGCACCGGTGCGGGTCTGCTGCCAGTCCTGCAGCTGCGCCGGGTCGATCTGCAGCTCGCGGTAGACATCGAAGTAGTTCGGCGCCACCGAGAAGTTGGGGAAGAAGTTCTTCGGGTCCTGGTAGATGCCGCCGAACCACATGCCGTAGGTGACATCGCGCACGCCGCTGACCTGGCGGATCTGCGTTTCCAGGCGGATCGGCAGCGACTGGGTGATCGACAGGCGCGAGGCCACCACCAACCGGTTGGCGCCTTCCACGCTGCCACCGGACGAGAACGCCACGCGTACCGAGTCGAGCATGCCGAACAGCAAGAACGCGGCCACCACCGACAGCAGGGTCAACAGGGTGCGGGTGCGGCTGCGGAACAGCTGCGCCCAGACCAACGAGAAGTATTTCATCGCTGTGGCCTCCTTCAGTGGGCCAGCGGCGCGTCGGCCAGCTCGCCCTTGTCCAGGTGCACCGTGTGGGTGGCGTACTCGGCGGCCTTCGGGTCATGGGTGACCATGATGATAGTCTTGCCGTGTTCGCGGTTGAGCTGCTGCAGCAGGCCCAGGATCTCTTCGGCGGACTGGCGGTCGAGGTCGCCGGTCGGTTCGTCGCAGATCAGGAAGGTCGGGTCGGAGACGATCGCGCGGGCGATCGCCACGCGCTGCTGCTGGCCACCGGACAGTTCGTTGGGGCGATGGCTGCGGCGGTCGGCCAGGCCGACCAGGGTCAGTGCGATCTCGGCGTTGCGCTTGCGCTGCGCCGCGCTGAGGTGGGTCAGCAGCAACGGCAGTTCCACGTTCTTCTGCGCGGTCAGCATCGGCATCAGGTTGTAGAACTGGAACACGAAGCCGACGTGATGGCTGCGCCACGTCGACAGCTGGCCGCCGCTCATCTGGTCGATGCGCTCGCCTTCGATGCTGATCTCGCCGCCCGTGGGGTTGTCCAGGCCGCCGATCAGGTTGAGCAGGGTGGTCTTGCCGGAACCGGACGGGCCCATCAGCGCGACGAAATCGCCGCTGGCGATATCCAGGTCGATGCCGTGCAGCACCTGCACCTTTTCGGGGCCACGCTGGTAGGTCTTGGTGATGTTGCGCAGTGAAACCAGGGTCGACATGGGTGGTTCTCCACGGGAGGCGGGAAACAGGGAAGCGCACCGGCGGAGGCCGCGGGCGTGCGTCGAGCGGTGCTGCCGGCGGCGCCCGTGGGCGCCAGGCCGTTACTGCGCTTGTTTCTGTTGCACCTTGGCGCCATCGCGCAGGGTGTCCGGCGGGTTGACCACCACCGACTCTCCCGCGCTCACGCCCTTGAGGATCTGGCGGTCCTTGCCCATCGCCTGGCCGGCTTCGACCGTACGCTGCTGCACGCGGTTCTCGTCACCCAGCACGAAAGCCACCGAGACGCCCTCGCGCTGGACCACGGCACCGCCCGGCACGCGCACGCCCTGCGGCTTGCTGGCTGCCTGCGGCTGCGCCTGTTCCAGGAAGCTGACCCGCACGCCCATCTCCGGCACGATGCGCGGGTCTTTCACTTTCAGCGCCACCCGCACCTTCACCGTGGCCTTGCCGCGGTCAGCGGTGGGAATGATGGCAATCACCTCGGCCGGGATCTTCCAGTCCGGGTAGGCGTTGAGCGTGGCTTCCACCGGCATCTTCGGCTGCACGCGGCCGATGAAGGCTTCGCCGACCTCGACTTCGATCTCCAGCGATTCCATGTCGACGATGGTGCCGATGCCGGTACGGGTGAAGCCACCGCCGGCCGACAGCGGCGAGACGATCTCGCCGGGCTGCGCGGCCTTGGCGGTGACCACGCCGGAGAACGGCGCGCGCACGATGTTGTTGTCCACGCCGAGATCGGCGATGGACAGCTGGTCGTTGGCCACCTTGACGTTGCGCCGTGCGGTTTCCAGCTGCGCACGCAGGCTGTCACGCTGGGCCACGGCCTGGTCGTACTGCGAACGCGAGACCAGCTGCTGGCCGACCAGTGCCTGCAGGCGGCTGGCCTCGGCGGCGGCCTGCTTCTGCTGGGCTTCCAGACCGACCACCTGGCTGCGCGCGGCCTGCAGTTGCGAGGCATACAGGCTGCGCTGCGCGTCGGCATCGATCGGGTCCAGGGTGGCCATGATCTGCCCCTGTTCCACCCGCATGCCTTCTTCGATCATCACCTCGCGCACCTTGCCGGTGATCTTGGCCGACACCGTGGCCATGCGCCGGGCGACCACGTAGCCGCTGGCATCGAGCACCGAACTGCTGGCGCTGCCCTGCTGGATGGCCACGGCGGGTGCGGTGTCCACTTCCACGGTGGGCGCACGGCCGAACAGTGCGAACGCACCGCCGGCCAGCAGCACGATGATCACGACCACGGCGATCCACAGCCAGCGGCGGCCACCACTGCCACCACTGGAGGCAGGCGGCGGCGACTTGCGGTCGATACGGAGTTCCTTCAACAGCTCGGCAGAAGCGTTCATTCGTTCCATCACAGGCGTTCGGGCGGGTGTGACCGGAAGGGCAAGCAGCGGCGGTTCCGGCGGTGGAGCGTGCGGCACAGCATGAAGGCAGGTGCATCGGCGATGGCAGTGACAGCTGTCATCCGATGTCATTGACGGCGGCAACTGCGAAATGTGACCACGGCGGCACAGGATGGCAACGTCCCCGCTACCGGTACTGCCCATGGATCCGATCGCCCCGTCGCTGGCCCGCCTGCAGCAGGTGCAGGTGCGTTACCGCGACCATACCGCCCTGCACGGCATCGACCTGCAGGTCCGCGCTGGCCAGGTACTGGCCCTGCTGGGCCGCAACGGTGCCGGCAAGAGTACCGCGATCAGCGTGCTGTTGGGCCTGCGTCGCGCCGACGGCGGCCAGGTCGAGCTGCTGGGCGGTGATCCGCAGCAACGCGATCATCGGCTCGGCCTCGGCGTGATGCTGCAGAGCACCAGCCTGCCGCCGATGCTGCAGGTGGATGAACTGGTGGCGCAGGCGCGCCGCCGCCTGCGCCGGGTCGGCTGAACTGGCATGATCGGCAGCGATCGTCCCCGCCTGGAATCTTCCGTGTCGTCGAGCTGGATTGCGTCCCTGCTGCGCCCCGCACCGGATTCGGCGGTGGCCGAACTGCTGCGGCGTGGCAAGTCGCCCTGGAGTGGTGCGATCCACCTGCTGTGGTCGGTCTGGATCTTCCTCACCCCGGTGCTCGGGAATGGCTTCACGCTGCGCTGGTTGTTGCTGACGCTGGCCAGCTATCCGTTGTTCCTGCTGTTCTATGCCAAGGTGATGCTGGCGCCACGGCACCACGCTTGGCGCTACGCGCTGGGCATGATTGCGATGGCCCTGGTACTGCTGCCGTGGTATCCGTCGGGACTGAGCTACTTCGTGTTCGGCTGCGTGATGATCCGCATGAGCAGCCGCGGCGGTTGGTGGGTGTACCTGTTGCAGCTCACTGGTCTGAATCTCCTGTTCTGCAGCACCGCGCTCTACTTCGGTTATCCGTGGCAGGCTATGGTGTGGATGCCGGCGGTGTCGTTCATTGTCGGGCTGGTGGTGAACGTGGAGGCCTTGAGCCAGCAGCGCGACGTCGCCCTGCAGCTGTCCCAGGATGAGGTACGGCGCCTGGCGACCACCGCCGAGCGCGAGCGCAT contains these protein-coding regions:
- a CDS encoding sensor histidine kinase; translated protein: MIGSDRPRLESSVSSSWIASLLRPAPDSAVAELLRRGKSPWSGAIHLLWSVWIFLTPVLGNGFTLRWLLLTLASYPLFLLFYAKVMLAPRHHAWRYALGMIAMALVLLPWYPSGLSYFVFGCVMIRMSSRGGWWVYLLQLTGLNLLFCSTALYFGYPWQAMVWMPAVSFIVGLVVNVEALSQQRDVALQLSQDEVRRLATTAERERIGRDLHDLLGHTLSLITLKLELARKLYDRDDARARQEIGEAEDIAREALAQVRSAVTGIRASDLAGELASARLLLECQQVHLQYMPPPPMPVEVERGLALLLREAATNIVRHAQATRVQVDFMLEDRQLAMQIRDDGRGGVQAEGNGLCGMRERAAALGGQLTLQSPRGEGTLLTVRVPLAAATTPLSPASLAQGGAA
- a CDS encoding ABC transporter permease; this encodes MKYFSLVWAQLFRSRTRTLLTLLSVVAAFLLFGMLDSVRVAFSSGGSVEGANRLVVASRLSITQSLPIRLETQIRQVSGVRDVTYGMWFGGIYQDPKNFFPNFSVAPNYFDVYRELQIDPAQLQDWQQTRTGAIVGETLAKQFGWKVGDTIPLQATIFPRGGSNDWPLELKGIYRSKDRALAANEERQLMMNWKYFDESNDYIKNQVSWYTVTLDNPEQSSRVAQAIDAISANSDHETKTQTESAFQQAFVKQFADIGMIVTSIMGAVFFTLLLLTGNTMAQAVRERVPELATLKTLGFKDSTVLTLVMVESVLLIGLGGLIGMGLAALILPAISPKSMGMLPPHVPTPTWLVGIVLIVVIGIVVGLLPALRAKRLKIVDALAGR
- a CDS encoding efflux RND transporter periplasmic adaptor subunit yields the protein MNASAELLKELRIDRKSPPPASSGGSGGRRWLWIAVVVIIVLLAGGAFALFGRAPTVEVDTAPAVAIQQGSASSSVLDASGYVVARRMATVSAKITGKVREVMIEEGMRVEQGQIMATLDPIDADAQRSLYASQLQAARSQVVGLEAQQKQAAAEASRLQALVGQQLVSRSQYDQAVAQRDSLRAQLETARRNVKVANDQLSIADLGVDNNIVRAPFSGVVTAKAAQPGEIVSPLSAGGGFTRTGIGTIVDMESLEIEVEVGEAFIGRVQPKMPVEATLNAYPDWKIPAEVIAIIPTADRGKATVKVRVALKVKDPRIVPEMGVRVSFLEQAQPQAASKPQGVRVPGGAVVQREGVSVAFVLGDENRVQQRTVEAGQAMGKDRQILKGVSAGESVVVNPPDTLRDGAKVQQKQAQ
- a CDS encoding ABC transporter ATP-binding protein; amino-acid sequence: MSTLVSLRNITKTYQRGPEKVQVLHGIDLDIASGDFVALMGPSGSGKTTLLNLIGGLDNPTGGEISIEGERIDQMSGGQLSTWRSHHVGFVFQFYNLMPMLTAQKNVELPLLLTHLSAAQRKRNAEIALTLVGLADRRSHRPNELSGGQQQRVAIARAIVSDPTFLICDEPTGDLDRQSAEEILGLLQQLNREHGKTIIMVTHDPKAAEYATHTVHLDKGELADAPLAH